From Lycium ferocissimum isolate CSIRO_LF1 chromosome 12, AGI_CSIRO_Lferr_CH_V1, whole genome shotgun sequence, one genomic window encodes:
- the LOC132040940 gene encoding uncharacterized protein LOC132040940 translates to MKKTKFSITREKRTRDYILDGFISFSDEDAEGIIQPHNNALVVEQLGLLYQIVPAAHVLNGFNMACKTTKGDITLPVNAAGIVQHTKFYVIDGEMRYNALLGRPWLHIMRVVPSTLHQMLKFPTSEGVKIIHGEKPPAKEMFEVEEAVQTPKKAPEDANEMENAK, encoded by the exons atgaagaagacaaagtTCTCAATCACTCGAGAAAAGAGAACCAGGGACTATATACTAGATGGATTTATCTCCTTTAGTGACGAAGACGCGGAGGGCATTATTCAACCCCACAATAATGCTTTG GTAGTGGAGCAACTGGGACTGTTATATCAGATTGTACCAGCAGCCCATGTCCTAAACGGATTCAATATGGCGTGCAAAACTACAAAAGGTGATATTACATTACCAGTAAACGCAGCCGGTATAGTCCAGCATACAAAATTCTATGTCATTGACGGAGAAATGAGATATAATGCCCTGCTCGGAAGACCGTGGTTGCATATCATGAGGGTGGTACCTTCGACCTTGCATCAAATGCTAAAATTCCCAACCTCAGAAGGAGTAAAAATCATTCATGGAGAGAAACCCCCGGCAAAGGAGATGTTCGAAGTTGAAGAAGCTGTTCAAACACCAAAGAAAGCCCCCGAGGATGCAAATGAAATGGAAAACgccaaatag